A single genomic interval of Asinibacterium sp. OR53 harbors:
- a CDS encoding TIGR01777 family oxidoreductase: MEAIKNIKIVIAGGTGFIGSAIASYFEKDNEVVLLTRNSNKKIAKQYRMVQWDARTLSDWMQELDGADLVINLTGESIQSRHTPANRKKILDSRVDATKAIGNAIRELAIPPSCWINASGISLYADGVPSDEYTRTFTSGFMASVVKQWEAAFFEAGDNGHTRKIALRLAVVLGDGGILEPYLNLVKFGLGGRQGTGKQMISWVHVADVCRIIAFLYQHTQLSGAFNACAPNPVTNTQFMQTIRKACGIPIGLPSYEWMVRTGAWMMGKEPSMILESNHALPARLIENGFVFRFPEITGALTDVIQGLPRNRYRLF; encoded by the coding sequence ATGGAAGCTATTAAAAACATAAAGATCGTTATTGCAGGTGGAACCGGTTTCATTGGCAGCGCTATTGCCAGTTATTTTGAAAAAGACAATGAAGTTGTACTGCTGACCCGTAATAGCAACAAAAAAATAGCTAAGCAATACAGGATGGTGCAATGGGATGCACGAACATTGTCGGACTGGATGCAGGAACTGGATGGCGCCGATCTTGTCATCAACCTCACAGGTGAAAGTATACAGAGCAGGCATACTCCGGCCAACCGTAAAAAAATCCTGGACAGCCGCGTCGATGCTACCAAAGCCATTGGCAACGCCATCAGGGAACTCGCCATTCCTCCTTCCTGCTGGATCAATGCTTCCGGCATTTCCCTGTATGCAGATGGAGTACCAAGCGATGAGTATACCCGGACATTCACCTCCGGTTTTATGGCATCGGTGGTGAAGCAGTGGGAAGCGGCATTTTTTGAAGCAGGCGACAACGGACATACCAGGAAGATTGCATTACGACTGGCCGTGGTATTAGGTGATGGAGGTATTCTGGAACCATATCTCAACCTGGTAAAATTCGGTTTGGGTGGACGACAGGGAACAGGGAAACAAATGATCAGTTGGGTGCATGTAGCCGATGTATGCCGCATCATTGCTTTTTTGTATCAACACACACAATTAAGTGGCGCTTTCAATGCCTGTGCCCCAAATCCGGTGACCAATACCCAATTCATGCAGACCATTCGGAAAGCCTGTGGTATTCCAATAGGATTGCCTTCATACGAGTGGATGGTAAGGACCGGTGCGTGGATGATGGGCAAAGAACCATCGATGATATTAGAGAGCAATCATGCACTGCCTGCCAGGTTGATCGAAAATGGATTTGTATTCCGTTTCCCGGAAATAACAGGAGCGTTGACCGATGTGATACAGGGGTTGCCTCGGAACAGGTATCGGTTATTCTGA